The following nucleotide sequence is from Labeo rohita strain BAU-BD-2019 unplaced genomic scaffold, IGBB_LRoh.1.0 scaffold_1889, whole genome shotgun sequence.
CAGTCTCCCCagttattatttagttatttatttgtcatataACAATAGGATGTAATATGAGTGTTTACACTGAGTGTATGTTTAGACCATATTTATCAATTCTCTGTTctcgaatagatgtttaacgtgataaacaataattattagtttctcagatataaattGTCCTTTTTACGCTAGTACAAATGCGTGAGTCTATAACTACAAAttcatacactatatatatatactatatatattttacagatgtttctgatattaacatgctcacagatgtttttcttatgttgtttgttttttagtgatcgATACCTacacaacagatgaatcctgtTGTCTTTCAAACTGTTTTGCTCTGAGAGCattgtaccaacatcagatgttcaactatattctagtgtaaaacaagttccTTTACTACTGATAAGTTTTGCAAGCACTTCAATATCAGGTAAGATTCACTTTTTTCACTTGTCTTGTAAACAAATGTTCTATATGTGTTTCATGgctttatttcagtgacttaaaacatttagtttttcactaaccacgcataaacgttgttttctcaaaaacacaaacatgtacattcatgttgcttacatattattgtagcccagtttgtgctgattacagtgtaaccagactttagccattgatatgttttaagatactgaaaaaagcacaaatgtcaaggcatgtcaaaacttctccagggccccaaaacaccctcagaccccagagggatCTGAGCAGGAGCAAAGCAAGCAAAAATGATATTAATTCCATGtcattaacattgacaaatcaactacttttaacattgattcaatggTTGCTTGGGGGTAGCACTATTAAAACTTGTTCTGGCCCAGTTCAGGGCTGGTTATAAGTTACcatttggctgagatttgggcCAGTTATGGCTCATGTGTGGCTTATGTCTGTAGtccaggggccagttgcataaacttagcctctatgttaagacagcgTCTTAAGTACTAGTCTGATaaactagcagttaaccaaagagtaatcagtcttattttttggatCCAGCTTggactaatctacatttttctgtaactgaatataaaacattagGACCAGACATAAAGAAAAATTTGGCTGACTTACTTTTTAAGACTGGTCTAACCCCTTTATGCAACCGGCCGCAGATCTGGGCCACACAAGGGCCGTAATTTTTTTGCTGCCAAACAAGCAGTTACACTTGGCTCAGAGCTGGGCCAGATGTCAATTGGATGTGGTACAGTCTCAAACATAATGCTAAATGTTGATTGTTTAAACATAGCAAATGTTTTGaggaaactaaaataaaaaagaaaacacagtgCAGATGACACTTACTTAAAGAGAGCGTAGGACTGACAGTCTCACTGGCTTCACTCACTCCCACTTTACCTAGTATCCTGTAGCGGATCAGGTACTGCTTTCCAGATACCAATTCAGTAAGGCTGAAGTCTTCATCAGCTGTGTCAGTGACAACCCAGTGTTCCTCAGCTCCAGAATCTGCTTTCAACTGCTTGTACTCCACTCTGTACTTCACTGTTTCTCCAGTTGGGGACTTCTGCAGTTTCAGGGACACATTTTGCCCCAGGACATGCTTCACTACTGGTAGGGGCGGCTTGGACACAGGCTGGAACTTTGTGTCTGTCAGTTTCCCATTTTCATACAGATAGATGGAGGAGCCTGGAATGGAGGGATTGGAGATGGTAGATATAATGAATCGGATACTCTTCTCATTTTTATTGGTCTCTGAAAATCTCTTGAAGTGACTTAAGTTCTCTCTCATCTTTTCAATGACATCAGGATCTTTGAACCACTTCCTGATGTCTGATGTCACAGAAAGCAGGGTTTGTTTTCCATTTAGCTCTTCAAACTTGTCAGATTTTAGAAACTCTGTCAGGGTTGAAAGATATGGGTCTTTATATTTTAGAGATGTGAAGGTCAAGCACAATACTGCATGATTATCAGTATCAAGAAGGATGGCGTTGAGCCCATCTGAATCTACTATGTTGATCTCATTTAGTGTCTTGCTGTGATTATTCAATAGGTAAAATTCAGCCTTTGCATCATCTAACCACTGGTTAAGTAAGTCGGCATTAAAAGGGCTAGTGCTGTGTATCTTCAGGATGTCTTCCAAGGACTGTTCCTCCATACGTCCTCCTCGAATGGCAGGCAAGACCCTGGCCAGTTCTTTCTGAAACACAGTCTTGTAAATCCTAAATAAATCCTGAAATGAGCGCAACCTTGCTTTGATATCACTAAAAACACCTATCTTTGTTCTTCTGCACAGGTCATTGCATGTCCTCTCTACCTCGCACAGCCCCTCCATCATATCTCCAATGTTGGAAATCAAACGTGTGCTGATTTCTCTTTCCAGCTGAGCTGCTTTTGTATCCAGTAGACAAAGAGGATAGAGCCAGACTTTTATTGGCACTGCATTCTGTGGATTGGCCTTCAGCTGACTGGGGAGCTTCTTGTACACCTCTAGGGCCTCCATGTACGTGGTGGGACTCTGCTCAAGATGGACATCACCATGAAATGTGCAGG
It contains:
- the LOC127159065 gene encoding cytolytic toxin-alpha-like, whose product is MASKPIELAALGRPLFPGMLYDCREDSFIPGVTLWDKKSLSEDLDSRTQLMTDLKFSSSDSLSSKASLLNVSASLKASFLGGLVEVGGSAKYLQNTKSSKRQSRVTMYYSETSRFDQLTMTQLGQITYPQVFDQKTATHVVTAVLYGAQAIMVFDRSFAEDVNKQEIEGELNVMVKKLPKLCIEGEGAVKMTDEDNKKAESITCTFHGDVHLEQSPTTYMEALEVYKKLPSQLKANPQNAVPIKVWLYPLCLLDTKAAQLEREISTRLISNIGDMMEGLCEVERTCNDLCRRTKIGVFSDIKARLRSFQDLFRIYKTVFQKELARVLPAIRGGRMEEQSLEDILKIHSTSPFNADLLNQWLDDAKAEFYLLNNHSKTLNEINIVDSDGLNAILLDTDNHAVLCLTFTSLKYKDPYLSTLTEFLKSDKFEELNGKQTLLSVTSDIRKWFKDPDVIEKMRENLSHFKRFSETNKNEKSIRFIISTISNPSIPGSSIYLYENGKLTDTKFQPVSKPPLPVVKHVLGQNVSLKLQKSPTGETVKYRVEYKQLKADSGAEEHWVVTDTADEDFSLTELVSGKQYLIRYRILGKVGVSEASETVSPTLSLTTRWTRNDFLQCKLRKPLIL